In the Oncorhynchus gorbuscha isolate QuinsamMale2020 ecotype Even-year unplaced genomic scaffold, OgorEven_v1.0 Un_scaffold_1156, whole genome shotgun sequence genome, one interval contains:
- the LOC124021641 gene encoding zinc finger protein 391-like, translating into MSSLNYSPLAKEEDVYWTEKGALELNVVVKEEEAFRIKEEGITPTEEQEDVKVKKEKNIFGVKEEEEIEAVTVVEEEVEAFRIKKEEEESVIVKEEKYIFVVKEADVEALRIKKEEEEDVIVKKKKDIFGVEEGIEAVTVKEEGGIEAVTVEEEEEIEAVTEEEGEVEAFRIKQEEEEDIIGKEVEEPFREEEDDVLGVKEEEGDEKETEDLINTKERPDSEEPETSEPTRRHHCSQCEKSFNHLGNLKNHKRTHAEKKSYNCSQCGMSFTRLGNLKSHERIHTGDKPYHCFQCGKRFIEPAQLKVHWRKHTGEKPFQCSQCGNTFSRSGDMKSHERTHTGEKPYHCSHCEKSFSWSGQLKEHKRIHTGEKPFQCSQCGKSFTRIGNLRTHERIHTGEKPFKCSRCGKSFTQLRSLKSHERAHTGEKPFQ; encoded by the exons ATGAGCTCACTAAACTACTCGCCCCTTGCTAAAGAAGAGGATGTCTACTGGACGGAGAAAGGAGCTCTGGAGCTGAATGTTGTCGTAAAAGAAGAAGAAGCTTTCAGAATAAAAGAGGAGGGAATCACACCGACAGAAGAACAGGAGGATGTTAAAGTGAAAAAAGAGAAAAATAtttttggagtgaaagaggaagaggagatagaggctgtcacggtggtagaggaggaggtagaagctttcagaatcaaaaaggaggaagaggagtctgttatagtgaaagaagagaaatatatttttgtaGTGAAAGAGGCAGATGTAGAAGCTTTAAGAAtaaaaaaggaggaagaggaggatgttattgtgaaaaaaaagaaagataTTTTTGGAGTGGAAGAGGGGATAGAGGCTGTCACAGTAAAAGAGGAAGGGGGGAtagaggctgtcacagtggaagaggaagaggagatagaggctgtcacagaggaagagggagaggtagaagctttcagaattaaacaggaggaagaggaggatattaTAGGGAAAGAAGTAGAAGAACcttttagagaggaagaggacgatgttttgggagtgaaagaggaggaaggagatgaaAAGGAGACTGaagatctgattaacacca AAGAGAGACCCGACTCAGAGGAACCAGAGACGTCTGAACCAACGAGACGACACCACTGTTCCCAGTGTGAAAAGAGTTTTAACCATTTAGGGAATCTTAAAAACCACAAGAGAACACACGCAGAGAAGAAGTCTTACaactgctctcagtgtggaatGAGTTTTACCCGGTTAGGGAACCTAAAatcacatgagagaatacacacaggagataagccttaccactgcttccagtgtggaaagagatttATCGAGCCAGCACAACTGAAAGTTCATTGGAGAAAACACACAGGGGAAAAACCATTCCAATGCTCTCAGTGTGGAAATACATTTTCCCGATCAGGGGACATGAAATCAcacgagagaacacacacaggggaaaaGCCTTACCACTGTTCCCATTGTGAAAAGAGTTTCAGTTGGTCAGGGCAACTGAAAGAGCATAAGAGAATACACACTGGTGAAAAGCCATTCCAATGCTcgcagtgtggaaagagttttactcgGATTGGGAACCTGAGAacacatgagagaatacacacaggagagaagcctttcaaATGCTCTcggtgtggaaagagttttacccaatTAAGGAGCCTGAAAAGTCATGAGAGggcacacacaggggagaagcctttccaatga